The window AAAACATAAGCgacaaaaaaatgaagtttCGAGAGGTAACCGCCGATTTTTAATAAGGTATTATAATATGTTCGAAACGCAGATAAGAATATCATCAAGCATTAACAGACGATTCaatctagccatgtccatctgtttTTCTGTCCGTCCTTCGGTGCACATGCATTTTACTCAGCCAGTTTAAAAACTATTagaataaaatttggtagtcGTCAAGGAGTGGGAGTATCTTTACCAAGTTTGGCAATGAGATAGTTTTGCATGAAAAACAGAATTTCCCGAAATAATAATCATTTCCCAATCGTCAATATAAATCGTCTCTGCTTAAACGCTGCCGACAGCGCTGCCAGAAGCCTACTCATTATTACTGAAAAGCAACAGAATAGAAACACAGACAGCTTTACGCTAAATAAACTgcatgtgtgtgcgtgtacaCATACAAAGGGCTTGCAAAGGAGATGGAAAAGGGCCGGTATAGCGAAATTGAATGAGATACAGTGACCCCTTAAAGGCTTTGGAACATAGAAAGAgtttaaaatgtttgaaaatattATAGCCAAAGACTGCAATTGTATATttacttcggcatagccgattttagcttcattaaaatttattaaaaccAACCAGCACTGACTTTATTGACAAGTAATGTATGTTGGATATACATTTTTAAAGTTCAAAAATTGTTCGACTGCTAAACGTATCAGACGTACTGATTAAAATGAGTGACAAAAATCCTGTTTCTACTTTCCAAGAAATTTGCCAATCTATGCGAGAACGTCCAAAGTATACCTACACTCGAACTGAAGACGACGGCTTTACATGCACAGTGAAGCTTCTTCAATGGGAAGCCGATGGGAATggtaaagaaaaatgaaaacaccAACGTCTATAGATCTAGGAATTAATGACAAGACTCCATTTTTCCAGGAAGTTCCAAGCGCTATGCCAAAAGTGCAGCTGCCCAGAAAATATTGGAAAACATAACTCCTTATACAGAAGAGATTAGTATTGATGACAAGACACCTGTTTCAGTTCTAGAAGAATGCTGCACTAAGGCTAAATATGGCTCacctatatatacatgtaaGGAGGCTGATAACGGAGAGTTTCTCTGCACTGCGAGGTTAATTAATATGGAGAAGCCCTATGGTACAGGATATGGTATGAAcgtaaaattaaaatcaacGTTGACCCTTATTACATAATTTATTGCTTCTTAGCGAAAACCAAACGCAGTGCAAAACAATTAGCTGCAAGTGATTTAATAAATACGATTCAAAGCTCCTCAGGATGGGATAGTTCAATTGTCAGTTTAATGCGTAAAATGACTGTCAATTACAAATCAAACGAGATGGATGATAATTTTAAGGATCGCAAAATTTCTAAAAT is drawn from Drosophila willistoni isolate 14030-0811.24 chromosome 2R unlocalized genomic scaffold, UCI_dwil_1.1 Seg167, whole genome shotgun sequence and contains these coding sequences:
- the LOC111518565 gene encoding uncharacterized protein LOC111518565, producing MSDKNPVSTFQEICQSMRERPKYTYTRTEDDGFTCTVKLLQWEADGNGSSKRYAKSAAAQKILENITPYTEEISIDDKTPVSVLEECCTKAKYGSPIYTCKEADNGEFLCTARLINMEKPYGTGYAKTKRSAKQLAASDLINTIQSSSGWDSSIVSLMRKMTVNYKSNEMDDNFKDRKISKISVGQNLSTDKDNHKAIFNAFHKVKKRAPMDLGKVKLCDRHDYFRLYPESLKEEAFKVLESNVGSVKERALNVLRALKLTPRITELPGKSSEKTFLLELDCDYDCVFMGSIAHIYAEILQYFRDMLV